The Pocillopora verrucosa isolate sample1 chromosome 14, ASM3666991v2, whole genome shotgun sequence genome has a segment encoding these proteins:
- the LOC131774729 gene encoding stAR-related lipid transfer protein 13 isoform X13, producing the protein MTRRKCQFLKPLILGCFHGNAELEALEACYWLKAAGFPQYAQAYEDGKFPIDTASVIKEHHFLDQDSIQSLYRRLQTLNRCAKMNLHIKNDGGYDSDEEDLIALSSRWKLQNKNRRWSSRRNGSPSLSKGKGPAGLSSSHNGINSSLNSVSNTRQRSFHKKGKLAPEHLSPITHLDLCIAQGRKSVYDNLSSTLSASTPSISNVGKDLNRNDQLRNSGRTQKRILTSSDLGLESYSASSNEDLSDFERDDEIDDLPGDLTMLKSIRNSERKCNNDVAPSSTATRPKVRWHSFEKTSRPEIRVMSPKICDLTAGQLAVLRKYSLLKLTALMERHTHSHRGMWNWSFPHFLKKLKSPDYRDRNVFGVPLSVVLQRSGQPLPQSILFAINYLQRSAVDAVGIFRKSGGKQRINHLKEMIEGDPDNTDFEGLSPYDMADMLKQYFRELPEPILTSKLAETFITIFSSIPPESRMEAMQAAILLMPDPNREALQTLLLFLNEVAANSETNQMNEKNLGVCFAPSLFHLCGTKEDPSSPKRQKRTPMNKASKELTDNLAAHECLAKMITEVDKLFSIPEDTVKNSRFSYIEQGEPVSLEKLGKSKSSPESDYQTYIESCIAGLLKEAKDRFKGWVSHPWYDSSVEISYKKVKDGYPLRLWRCVVEVNAKPEDIIRRILYERHLWDEDLETWDMVEKIDDHTDVFFYTTKSMILQPKRQHVVLRAWTDLDKGVCALVSTSINHPRAPPSNGVPSIVLASRYLVEPLENGKSRLTYISRVDQRGRTPEYYSKAIGPFLASLVAKVRNTFQYGSEGPETKV; encoded by the exons ATGACAAGACGTAAATGCCAGTTTCTAAAACCGCTTATCCTGGGGTGCTTTCATGGAAATGCAG AACTAGAGGCCCTTGAGGCATGTTACTGGCTAAAAGCAGCTGGATTTCCACAATATGCACAGGCTTATGAAG aTGGAAAGTTTCCCATTGACACAGCATCTGTCATTAAAGAACATCACTTCCTGGATCAAGATTCTATTCAATCTTTGTACAG GCGTCTTCAAACACTCAATCGATGTGCAAAAATGAACCTCCACATCAAG AATGATGGAGGTTACGATTCTGATGAAGAAGACTTGATTGCATTAAGTTCACGCTGGAAACTACAAAATAAGAATCGACGGTGGTCAAGTCGAAGAAATGGTTCCCCTTCACTCAGCAAGGGAAAGGGTCCAGCTGGCTTAAGTAGCTCACATAATGGAATAAACTCATCTTTGAACAGTGTATCAAACACAAGGCAAAGGTCATTTCACAAGAAAGGCAAACTTGCTCCTGAGCATTTGTCACCCATAACACACTTGGATTTATGTATAGCACAAGGAAGGAAAAGTGTATATGACAATCTGTCTTCAACATTAAGTGCCAGTACACCATCAATATCAAATGTTGGTAAAGACCTCAACAGGAATGATCAACTAAGAAACTCAGGCAGAACTCAAAAAAGAATCCTTACTAGTAGTGATTTGGGACTTGAATCTTACAGTGCATCATCAAATGAGGACCTTTCAGACTTTGAACGTGATGATGAAATTGACGACTTGCCTGGGGATTTGACAATGTTAAAATCAATACGAAATTCAGAGAGAAAATGTAACAATGATGTGGCTCCATCGTCAACAGCAACAAGGCCTAAAGTACGATGGCATAGCTTTGAAAAGACTTCAAGACCTGAAATACGTGTCAT GTCTCCAAAGATCTGTGACCTTACAGCAGGACAGCTAGCCGTTCTTAGAAAATACTCACTTTTGAAACTAACAGCACTAATGGAAAGACATACTCACTCACACAGAGGAATGTGGAATTG GTCATTTCCCCATTTCTTAAAGAAGCTCAAGTCACCAGATTATAGAG ACAGGAATGTGTTTGGCGTTCCCCTCTCAGTCGTACTTCAGCGCTCCGGTCAACCTCTTCCACAATCTATTCTCTTTGCAATCAACTATCTACAAAGATCAG CTGTGGATGCTGTTGGCATATTCAGAAAATCAGGTGGTAAACAGAGAATAAATCACCTGAAGGAAATGATTGAAGGAGATCCAG ATAATACTGACTTTGAGGGCTTGTCACCATATGACATGGCAGACATGTTGAAGCAGTATTTTAGAGAACTTCCAGAACCTATCTTGACATCTAAACTGGCTGAAACAttcataacaattttttcaa GCATTCCCCCTGAATCAAGAATGGAAGCAATGCAGGCTGCCATTCTCCTCATGCCTGACCCAAACAGAGAAGCACTCCAGACATTATTGTTGTTCCTAAATGAGGTGGCTGCCAATTCTGAAACAAATCAA ATGAATGAGAAGAATCTTGGAGTATGCTTTGCTCCTTCTCTGTTCCACTTGTGCGGTACAAAGGAAGATCCGTCTTCTCCAAAGCGACAGAAGCGAACACCTATGAACAAGGCTTCAAAGGAACTCACTGATAATCTG GCCGCCCATGAGTGTTTAGCTAAGATGATTACAGAAGTGGATAAGCTCTTCTCG ATTCCCGAAGACACGGTGAAGAACAGTCGGTTTTCGTATATCGAGCAAGGCGAACCTGTTTCTCTAGAAAAACTTGGAAAGAGTAAATCCAGTCCTGAAAGTGATTATCAGACGTACATCGAATCTTGTATCGCTGGATTACTTAAG GAAGCAAAAGACAGATTTAAGGGGTGGGTGTCTCACCCGTGGTACGACAGCTCAGTAGAGATCTCTTACAAGAAAGTGAAAGATGGTTACCCTCTCCGATTGTGGAGATGCGTTGTGGAAGTCAATGCCAAGCCAGAGGATATCATAAGAAGAATTCTCTACGAAAG GCATCTCTGGGACGAAGACTTGGAAACTTGGGATATGGTGGAGAAAATTGACGATCACACAGATGTGTTCTTTTACACCACCAAGTCTATGATCCTTCAACCAAAACGACAACACGTAGTGCTAAG gGCATGGACGGACCTCGATAAGGGTGTTTGTGCACTGGTCTCCACATCTATCAATCATCCACGGGCCCCTCCTAGCAATGGAGTACCTTCAATTGTATTGGCGTCAAGATATCTAGTGGAGCCTCTAGAGAATGGCAAATCACGACTAACTTACATAAGCCGAGTAGACCAGAG GGGTAGAACTCCAGAGTACTACAGCAAAGCCATCGGACCATTTTTAGCTTCGTTAGTGGCCAAAGTACGGAACACTTTCCAATACGGATCAGAGGGCCCGGAAACCAAAGTATAG
- the LOC131774729 gene encoding stAR-related lipid transfer protein 13 isoform X14, which translates to MSNSIADEIFDTFLIVSELEALEACYWLKAAGFPQYAQAYEDGKFPIDTASVIKEHHFLDQDSIQSLYRRLQTLNRCAKMNLHIKNDGGYDSDEEDLIALSSRWKLQNKNRRWSSRRNGSPSLSKGKGPAGLSSSHNGINSSLNSVSNTRQRSFHKKGKLAPEHLSPITHLDLCIAQGRKSVYDNLSSTLSASTPSISNVGKDLNRNDQLRNSGRTQKRILTSSDLGLESYSASSNEDLSDFERDDEIDDLPGDLTMLKSIRNSERKCNNDVAPSSTATRPKVRWHSFEKTSRPEIRVMSPKICDLTAGQLAVLRKYSLLKLTALMERHTHSHRGMWNWSFPHFLKKLKSPDYRDRNVFGVPLSVVLQRSGQPLPQSILFAINYLQRSAVDAVGIFRKSGGKQRINHLKEMIEGDPDNTDFEGLSPYDMADMLKQYFRELPEPILTSKLAETFITIFSSIPPESRMEAMQAAILLMPDPNREALQTLLLFLNEVAANSETNQMNEKNLGVCFAPSLFHLCGTKEDPSSPKRQKRTPMNKASKELTDNLAAHECLAKMITEVDKLFSIPEDTVKNSRFSYIEQGEPVSLEKLGKSKSSPESDYQTYIESCIAGLLKEAKDRFKGWVSHPWYDSSVEISYKKVKDGYPLRLWRCVVEVNAKPEDIIRRILYERHLWDEDLETWDMVEKIDDHTDVFFYTTKSMILQPKRQHVVLRAWTDLDKGVCALVSTSINHPRAPPSNGVPSIVLASRYLVEPLENGKSRLTYISRVDQRGRTPEYYSKAIGPFLASLVAKVRNTFQYGSEGPETKV; encoded by the exons ATGTCGAACTCTATCGCCGATGAAATATTTGACACATTTTTAATTGTATCAG AACTAGAGGCCCTTGAGGCATGTTACTGGCTAAAAGCAGCTGGATTTCCACAATATGCACAGGCTTATGAAG aTGGAAAGTTTCCCATTGACACAGCATCTGTCATTAAAGAACATCACTTCCTGGATCAAGATTCTATTCAATCTTTGTACAG GCGTCTTCAAACACTCAATCGATGTGCAAAAATGAACCTCCACATCAAG AATGATGGAGGTTACGATTCTGATGAAGAAGACTTGATTGCATTAAGTTCACGCTGGAAACTACAAAATAAGAATCGACGGTGGTCAAGTCGAAGAAATGGTTCCCCTTCACTCAGCAAGGGAAAGGGTCCAGCTGGCTTAAGTAGCTCACATAATGGAATAAACTCATCTTTGAACAGTGTATCAAACACAAGGCAAAGGTCATTTCACAAGAAAGGCAAACTTGCTCCTGAGCATTTGTCACCCATAACACACTTGGATTTATGTATAGCACAAGGAAGGAAAAGTGTATATGACAATCTGTCTTCAACATTAAGTGCCAGTACACCATCAATATCAAATGTTGGTAAAGACCTCAACAGGAATGATCAACTAAGAAACTCAGGCAGAACTCAAAAAAGAATCCTTACTAGTAGTGATTTGGGACTTGAATCTTACAGTGCATCATCAAATGAGGACCTTTCAGACTTTGAACGTGATGATGAAATTGACGACTTGCCTGGGGATTTGACAATGTTAAAATCAATACGAAATTCAGAGAGAAAATGTAACAATGATGTGGCTCCATCGTCAACAGCAACAAGGCCTAAAGTACGATGGCATAGCTTTGAAAAGACTTCAAGACCTGAAATACGTGTCAT GTCTCCAAAGATCTGTGACCTTACAGCAGGACAGCTAGCCGTTCTTAGAAAATACTCACTTTTGAAACTAACAGCACTAATGGAAAGACATACTCACTCACACAGAGGAATGTGGAATTG GTCATTTCCCCATTTCTTAAAGAAGCTCAAGTCACCAGATTATAGAG ACAGGAATGTGTTTGGCGTTCCCCTCTCAGTCGTACTTCAGCGCTCCGGTCAACCTCTTCCACAATCTATTCTCTTTGCAATCAACTATCTACAAAGATCAG CTGTGGATGCTGTTGGCATATTCAGAAAATCAGGTGGTAAACAGAGAATAAATCACCTGAAGGAAATGATTGAAGGAGATCCAG ATAATACTGACTTTGAGGGCTTGTCACCATATGACATGGCAGACATGTTGAAGCAGTATTTTAGAGAACTTCCAGAACCTATCTTGACATCTAAACTGGCTGAAACAttcataacaattttttcaa GCATTCCCCCTGAATCAAGAATGGAAGCAATGCAGGCTGCCATTCTCCTCATGCCTGACCCAAACAGAGAAGCACTCCAGACATTATTGTTGTTCCTAAATGAGGTGGCTGCCAATTCTGAAACAAATCAA ATGAATGAGAAGAATCTTGGAGTATGCTTTGCTCCTTCTCTGTTCCACTTGTGCGGTACAAAGGAAGATCCGTCTTCTCCAAAGCGACAGAAGCGAACACCTATGAACAAGGCTTCAAAGGAACTCACTGATAATCTG GCCGCCCATGAGTGTTTAGCTAAGATGATTACAGAAGTGGATAAGCTCTTCTCG ATTCCCGAAGACACGGTGAAGAACAGTCGGTTTTCGTATATCGAGCAAGGCGAACCTGTTTCTCTAGAAAAACTTGGAAAGAGTAAATCCAGTCCTGAAAGTGATTATCAGACGTACATCGAATCTTGTATCGCTGGATTACTTAAG GAAGCAAAAGACAGATTTAAGGGGTGGGTGTCTCACCCGTGGTACGACAGCTCAGTAGAGATCTCTTACAAGAAAGTGAAAGATGGTTACCCTCTCCGATTGTGGAGATGCGTTGTGGAAGTCAATGCCAAGCCAGAGGATATCATAAGAAGAATTCTCTACGAAAG GCATCTCTGGGACGAAGACTTGGAAACTTGGGATATGGTGGAGAAAATTGACGATCACACAGATGTGTTCTTTTACACCACCAAGTCTATGATCCTTCAACCAAAACGACAACACGTAGTGCTAAG gGCATGGACGGACCTCGATAAGGGTGTTTGTGCACTGGTCTCCACATCTATCAATCATCCACGGGCCCCTCCTAGCAATGGAGTACCTTCAATTGTATTGGCGTCAAGATATCTAGTGGAGCCTCTAGAGAATGGCAAATCACGACTAACTTACATAAGCCGAGTAGACCAGAG GGGTAGAACTCCAGAGTACTACAGCAAAGCCATCGGACCATTTTTAGCTTCGTTAGTGGCCAAAGTACGGAACACTTTCCAATACGGATCAGAGGGCCCGGAAACCAAAGTATAG
- the LOC131774729 gene encoding stAR-related lipid transfer protein 13 isoform X8 has protein sequence MISSVSSAFSVHRRNMCETSLEPREKLDNEVCETLDAAMMVVADFASTLAKELEALEACYWLKAAGFPQYAQAYEDGKFPIDTASVIKEHHFLDQDSIQSLYRRLQTLNRCAKMNLHIKNDGGYDSDEEDLIALSSRWKLQNKNRRWSSRRNGSPSLSKGKGPAGLSSSHNGINSSLNSVSNTRQRSFHKKGKLAPEHLSPITHLDLCIAQGRKSVYDNLSSTLSASTPSISNVGKDLNRNDQLRNSGRTQKRILTSSDLGLESYSASSNEDLSDFERDDEIDDLPGDLTMLKSIRNSERKCNNDVAPSSTATRPKVRWHSFEKTSRPEIRVMSPKICDLTAGQLAVLRKYSLLKLTALMERHTHSHRGMWNWSFPHFLKKLKSPDYRDRNVFGVPLSVVLQRSGQPLPQSILFAINYLQRSAVDAVGIFRKSGGKQRINHLKEMIEGDPDNTDFEGLSPYDMADMLKQYFRELPEPILTSKLAETFITIFSSIPPESRMEAMQAAILLMPDPNREALQTLLLFLNEVAANSETNQMNEKNLGVCFAPSLFHLCGTKEDPSSPKRQKRTPMNKASKELTDNLAAHECLAKMITEVDKLFSIPEDTVKNSRFSYIEQGEPVSLEKLGKSKSSPESDYQTYIESCIAGLLKEAKDRFKGWVSHPWYDSSVEISYKKVKDGYPLRLWRCVVEVNAKPEDIIRRILYERHLWDEDLETWDMVEKIDDHTDVFFYTTKSMILQPKRQHVVLRAWTDLDKGVCALVSTSINHPRAPPSNGVPSIVLASRYLVEPLENGKSRLTYISRVDQRGRTPEYYSKAIGPFLASLVAKVRNTFQYGSEGPETKV, from the exons ATGATAAGCAGTGTGTCCAGTGCCTTTTCCGTTCACCGCAGAAACATGTGTGAAACGAGTTTAGAACCGAGAGAAAAGCTGGACAACGAGGTTTGTGAAACTTTGGACGCTGCGATGATGGTAGTTGCAGACTTTGCTTCTACGCTCGCAAAAG AACTAGAGGCCCTTGAGGCATGTTACTGGCTAAAAGCAGCTGGATTTCCACAATATGCACAGGCTTATGAAG aTGGAAAGTTTCCCATTGACACAGCATCTGTCATTAAAGAACATCACTTCCTGGATCAAGATTCTATTCAATCTTTGTACAG GCGTCTTCAAACACTCAATCGATGTGCAAAAATGAACCTCCACATCAAG AATGATGGAGGTTACGATTCTGATGAAGAAGACTTGATTGCATTAAGTTCACGCTGGAAACTACAAAATAAGAATCGACGGTGGTCAAGTCGAAGAAATGGTTCCCCTTCACTCAGCAAGGGAAAGGGTCCAGCTGGCTTAAGTAGCTCACATAATGGAATAAACTCATCTTTGAACAGTGTATCAAACACAAGGCAAAGGTCATTTCACAAGAAAGGCAAACTTGCTCCTGAGCATTTGTCACCCATAACACACTTGGATTTATGTATAGCACAAGGAAGGAAAAGTGTATATGACAATCTGTCTTCAACATTAAGTGCCAGTACACCATCAATATCAAATGTTGGTAAAGACCTCAACAGGAATGATCAACTAAGAAACTCAGGCAGAACTCAAAAAAGAATCCTTACTAGTAGTGATTTGGGACTTGAATCTTACAGTGCATCATCAAATGAGGACCTTTCAGACTTTGAACGTGATGATGAAATTGACGACTTGCCTGGGGATTTGACAATGTTAAAATCAATACGAAATTCAGAGAGAAAATGTAACAATGATGTGGCTCCATCGTCAACAGCAACAAGGCCTAAAGTACGATGGCATAGCTTTGAAAAGACTTCAAGACCTGAAATACGTGTCAT GTCTCCAAAGATCTGTGACCTTACAGCAGGACAGCTAGCCGTTCTTAGAAAATACTCACTTTTGAAACTAACAGCACTAATGGAAAGACATACTCACTCACACAGAGGAATGTGGAATTG GTCATTTCCCCATTTCTTAAAGAAGCTCAAGTCACCAGATTATAGAG ACAGGAATGTGTTTGGCGTTCCCCTCTCAGTCGTACTTCAGCGCTCCGGTCAACCTCTTCCACAATCTATTCTCTTTGCAATCAACTATCTACAAAGATCAG CTGTGGATGCTGTTGGCATATTCAGAAAATCAGGTGGTAAACAGAGAATAAATCACCTGAAGGAAATGATTGAAGGAGATCCAG ATAATACTGACTTTGAGGGCTTGTCACCATATGACATGGCAGACATGTTGAAGCAGTATTTTAGAGAACTTCCAGAACCTATCTTGACATCTAAACTGGCTGAAACAttcataacaattttttcaa GCATTCCCCCTGAATCAAGAATGGAAGCAATGCAGGCTGCCATTCTCCTCATGCCTGACCCAAACAGAGAAGCACTCCAGACATTATTGTTGTTCCTAAATGAGGTGGCTGCCAATTCTGAAACAAATCAA ATGAATGAGAAGAATCTTGGAGTATGCTTTGCTCCTTCTCTGTTCCACTTGTGCGGTACAAAGGAAGATCCGTCTTCTCCAAAGCGACAGAAGCGAACACCTATGAACAAGGCTTCAAAGGAACTCACTGATAATCTG GCCGCCCATGAGTGTTTAGCTAAGATGATTACAGAAGTGGATAAGCTCTTCTCG ATTCCCGAAGACACGGTGAAGAACAGTCGGTTTTCGTATATCGAGCAAGGCGAACCTGTTTCTCTAGAAAAACTTGGAAAGAGTAAATCCAGTCCTGAAAGTGATTATCAGACGTACATCGAATCTTGTATCGCTGGATTACTTAAG GAAGCAAAAGACAGATTTAAGGGGTGGGTGTCTCACCCGTGGTACGACAGCTCAGTAGAGATCTCTTACAAGAAAGTGAAAGATGGTTACCCTCTCCGATTGTGGAGATGCGTTGTGGAAGTCAATGCCAAGCCAGAGGATATCATAAGAAGAATTCTCTACGAAAG GCATCTCTGGGACGAAGACTTGGAAACTTGGGATATGGTGGAGAAAATTGACGATCACACAGATGTGTTCTTTTACACCACCAAGTCTATGATCCTTCAACCAAAACGACAACACGTAGTGCTAAG gGCATGGACGGACCTCGATAAGGGTGTTTGTGCACTGGTCTCCACATCTATCAATCATCCACGGGCCCCTCCTAGCAATGGAGTACCTTCAATTGTATTGGCGTCAAGATATCTAGTGGAGCCTCTAGAGAATGGCAAATCACGACTAACTTACATAAGCCGAGTAGACCAGAG GGGTAGAACTCCAGAGTACTACAGCAAAGCCATCGGACCATTTTTAGCTTCGTTAGTGGCCAAAGTACGGAACACTTTCCAATACGGATCAGAGGGCCCGGAAACCAAAGTATAG
- the LOC131774729 gene encoding stAR-related lipid transfer protein 13 isoform X10 codes for MAMALSDGVQTNGENRRKMLRRFLVRKNKRDTIKELEALEACYWLKAAGFPQYAQAYEDGKFPIDTASVIKEHHFLDQDSIQSLYRRLQTLNRCAKMNLHIKNDGGYDSDEEDLIALSSRWKLQNKNRRWSSRRNGSPSLSKGKGPAGLSSSHNGINSSLNSVSNTRQRSFHKKGKLAPEHLSPITHLDLCIAQGRKSVYDNLSSTLSASTPSISNVGKDLNRNDQLRNSGRTQKRILTSSDLGLESYSASSNEDLSDFERDDEIDDLPGDLTMLKSIRNSERKCNNDVAPSSTATRPKVRWHSFEKTSRPEIRVMSPKICDLTAGQLAVLRKYSLLKLTALMERHTHSHRGMWNWSFPHFLKKLKSPDYRDRNVFGVPLSVVLQRSGQPLPQSILFAINYLQRSAVDAVGIFRKSGGKQRINHLKEMIEGDPDNTDFEGLSPYDMADMLKQYFRELPEPILTSKLAETFITIFSSIPPESRMEAMQAAILLMPDPNREALQTLLLFLNEVAANSETNQMNEKNLGVCFAPSLFHLCGTKEDPSSPKRQKRTPMNKASKELTDNLAAHECLAKMITEVDKLFSIPEDTVKNSRFSYIEQGEPVSLEKLGKSKSSPESDYQTYIESCIAGLLKEAKDRFKGWVSHPWYDSSVEISYKKVKDGYPLRLWRCVVEVNAKPEDIIRRILYERHLWDEDLETWDMVEKIDDHTDVFFYTTKSMILQPKRQHVVLRAWTDLDKGVCALVSTSINHPRAPPSNGVPSIVLASRYLVEPLENGKSRLTYISRVDQRGRTPEYYSKAIGPFLASLVAKVRNTFQYGSEGPETKV; via the exons ATGGCCATGGCACTCTCAGATGGCGTTCAGACCAATGGCGAAAACAGGCGAAAAATGCTGCGACGATTCTTGGTTCGCAAGAATAAAAGGGACACCATCAAAG AACTAGAGGCCCTTGAGGCATGTTACTGGCTAAAAGCAGCTGGATTTCCACAATATGCACAGGCTTATGAAG aTGGAAAGTTTCCCATTGACACAGCATCTGTCATTAAAGAACATCACTTCCTGGATCAAGATTCTATTCAATCTTTGTACAG GCGTCTTCAAACACTCAATCGATGTGCAAAAATGAACCTCCACATCAAG AATGATGGAGGTTACGATTCTGATGAAGAAGACTTGATTGCATTAAGTTCACGCTGGAAACTACAAAATAAGAATCGACGGTGGTCAAGTCGAAGAAATGGTTCCCCTTCACTCAGCAAGGGAAAGGGTCCAGCTGGCTTAAGTAGCTCACATAATGGAATAAACTCATCTTTGAACAGTGTATCAAACACAAGGCAAAGGTCATTTCACAAGAAAGGCAAACTTGCTCCTGAGCATTTGTCACCCATAACACACTTGGATTTATGTATAGCACAAGGAAGGAAAAGTGTATATGACAATCTGTCTTCAACATTAAGTGCCAGTACACCATCAATATCAAATGTTGGTAAAGACCTCAACAGGAATGATCAACTAAGAAACTCAGGCAGAACTCAAAAAAGAATCCTTACTAGTAGTGATTTGGGACTTGAATCTTACAGTGCATCATCAAATGAGGACCTTTCAGACTTTGAACGTGATGATGAAATTGACGACTTGCCTGGGGATTTGACAATGTTAAAATCAATACGAAATTCAGAGAGAAAATGTAACAATGATGTGGCTCCATCGTCAACAGCAACAAGGCCTAAAGTACGATGGCATAGCTTTGAAAAGACTTCAAGACCTGAAATACGTGTCAT GTCTCCAAAGATCTGTGACCTTACAGCAGGACAGCTAGCCGTTCTTAGAAAATACTCACTTTTGAAACTAACAGCACTAATGGAAAGACATACTCACTCACACAGAGGAATGTGGAATTG GTCATTTCCCCATTTCTTAAAGAAGCTCAAGTCACCAGATTATAGAG ACAGGAATGTGTTTGGCGTTCCCCTCTCAGTCGTACTTCAGCGCTCCGGTCAACCTCTTCCACAATCTATTCTCTTTGCAATCAACTATCTACAAAGATCAG CTGTGGATGCTGTTGGCATATTCAGAAAATCAGGTGGTAAACAGAGAATAAATCACCTGAAGGAAATGATTGAAGGAGATCCAG ATAATACTGACTTTGAGGGCTTGTCACCATATGACATGGCAGACATGTTGAAGCAGTATTTTAGAGAACTTCCAGAACCTATCTTGACATCTAAACTGGCTGAAACAttcataacaattttttcaa GCATTCCCCCTGAATCAAGAATGGAAGCAATGCAGGCTGCCATTCTCCTCATGCCTGACCCAAACAGAGAAGCACTCCAGACATTATTGTTGTTCCTAAATGAGGTGGCTGCCAATTCTGAAACAAATCAA ATGAATGAGAAGAATCTTGGAGTATGCTTTGCTCCTTCTCTGTTCCACTTGTGCGGTACAAAGGAAGATCCGTCTTCTCCAAAGCGACAGAAGCGAACACCTATGAACAAGGCTTCAAAGGAACTCACTGATAATCTG GCCGCCCATGAGTGTTTAGCTAAGATGATTACAGAAGTGGATAAGCTCTTCTCG ATTCCCGAAGACACGGTGAAGAACAGTCGGTTTTCGTATATCGAGCAAGGCGAACCTGTTTCTCTAGAAAAACTTGGAAAGAGTAAATCCAGTCCTGAAAGTGATTATCAGACGTACATCGAATCTTGTATCGCTGGATTACTTAAG GAAGCAAAAGACAGATTTAAGGGGTGGGTGTCTCACCCGTGGTACGACAGCTCAGTAGAGATCTCTTACAAGAAAGTGAAAGATGGTTACCCTCTCCGATTGTGGAGATGCGTTGTGGAAGTCAATGCCAAGCCAGAGGATATCATAAGAAGAATTCTCTACGAAAG GCATCTCTGGGACGAAGACTTGGAAACTTGGGATATGGTGGAGAAAATTGACGATCACACAGATGTGTTCTTTTACACCACCAAGTCTATGATCCTTCAACCAAAACGACAACACGTAGTGCTAAG gGCATGGACGGACCTCGATAAGGGTGTTTGTGCACTGGTCTCCACATCTATCAATCATCCACGGGCCCCTCCTAGCAATGGAGTACCTTCAATTGTATTGGCGTCAAGATATCTAGTGGAGCCTCTAGAGAATGGCAAATCACGACTAACTTACATAAGCCGAGTAGACCAGAG GGGTAGAACTCCAGAGTACTACAGCAAAGCCATCGGACCATTTTTAGCTTCGTTAGTGGCCAAAGTACGGAACACTTTCCAATACGGATCAGAGGGCCCGGAAACCAAAGTATAG